The Flavobacterium johnsoniae genomic sequence TCGCTCGTGAACTTATATTATTGATTGTAAATCTTTCTGTGTAAATTGTATTCTTAAAAACATCATTATAATTTAAAGCGCAAGTCCAGTTTTTACCAAATTTTTTTTGCCAAAAACCCATCAAAAATTAGTTTTGCGTTTCGTTCAAAAACACCTACTTTTTGTTTTGAACAATTAAAACTTCTTTCAATTGTTCATTTGAAATCGAATCTTTTAGCTTTTCATTTTGTGCATTGGCAATAAATGAAAGACAGAATAATAAAAGTGCTATTAGAAGTTTTAATGGTAAATAGATATTCATTTTAAAATCTTTTGATTAATGTCAATGCAAAAATGATTTGAAAAAATTATTCCGAAAGTTAATTGAAGGTTAATGCGGAGTTAACGAGCTTTTTATACCGTAAAAGCATTATTTTTGATGCAGGTAAAATCCATTATGAAACAAAGAATCAATTTATTAATAGTATTTTCGGTTGTCGCACTAATTGTTCTGACGACTGTGCAATGTTATTTGGTAAAAACGGCTTACGATTATAAAGTAGCCGAATTTCATACGCAGATTAAAAACGAAATTGGAAAGATTTCGAATAATTACAGCGATATTGATTCTGCAATTGTTTCTAGAAAAGAAGCGCTTTACAAAAGTCTTTCGGAAAATTATATTAAAGGAAAGAAAACTAAACTTGACGTAAAAAGCGGTGTTCTTCAGGCGCAATATCAAAATGCAATTACCCAGAAATTACAGCGAAAATTTGAGAGAGATTTGCCTAATTTTAAGATTGATTTTGCTATAGTTTTGAATAAATTTATTCTTTACAAAAGCAAACAAGAAGCAGATACTATTTTCTCTGAAAAACCTTTTATTGAAAATAAATTATACGGAAATCTTCTTTCTCTAAATCATGCTTTTTTGGTTAGAAGTTATGTCGGAACCACAAACGGAACTTTTGATAATCAGGATTATAAATTACTGACAGAAGATTCGATGTACGTCTCGGTTGTAGATTGGGAAATGATTATTTTAGGAAGAATGACTTTTATTCTGATTCTGTCTTTATTATCGATTCTGACGTTGATAACGCTTTTTGTAATTGCGCTTAAAGCTTTAATTAAGCAAAAAAAAGTAAGCGATGTTAAGACCGATTTCATCAATAATATTACACACGAATTAAAAACTCCTTTGGCAACTTTAGGAATTTCGACCAAGATTTTAGAGCAAAAAAATATTCGTAACAACGATGAAAATTTCACTTCGATTGTAAATACTATTTCGCGCCAGAATAATCGTTTACAAAATTTGATTGATCAGGTTATGGCAAATTCATTAGCAGAAAATGAAATTGAATTGCAAAAAGAAAAAATCGAAACCGAAGATTTTTTGCTTTCGATTGTAAATGATTTTAAAATTACTTTTCCGAAAATCAATCTTAAAACCGATTTTCAAACTCAGAAAACAATTTTGGTTTTAGACCGATTTCATTTAACAACAGCTTTTTTAAATGTTTTGGAAAATGCTGTAAAATATGGTTCAAGCACAATTACCATTAAAACAAAAATAATTGAAAACCAATTTTCTATTACTTTTGAAGACAACGGAATTGGAATTGCAAAAAACAAACAATCTTTTCTTTTCGAGAAGTTTTACCGTGTAGAACAAGGAAACTTGCATAATACAAAAGGCTTAGGTTTGGGTTTATATTATGTTGACCAAATCGTAAAAGCGCATCAGGGTTCTGTAAACGTGATTAGCGATTTAGGAAAAGGATCTCAGTTTACTATTTTATTAAAAGTCTAATTACTTTATTTTGAAAAAATTACTTTTAGCCGAAGACGATTTTGATTTTGCAGCAATTTTAAAACAATATTTAGAACTCCATGAATTTGAAGTTACTTGGGCAGAAAATGGCGAAATCGCTTTAAAATATTTTGAAAATCAAACTTTTGACATTTGCATTTTTGATGTCATGATGCCAAAATTGGACGGGTTTTCTTTGGCAGAAAAAATCATTACAATTAATCCAGAAGTTCCTTTTATTTTTCTAACCGCAAGAAAATTAAAAGAAGATAAATTAATTGGATTAAAATTAGGTGCAGACGACTATATCGCTAAACCTTTTGAGGTTGATGAACTTGTTCTTCGATTGCAGAATATTCTAAAAAGAATTGAACAAAAAAGAACTTTAGAAGGAAATAATATAATCGAAATTGGTTCTTATATTTTTGATAATGAACGTCTGACTCTCAATAACAAAAACCACGTTCAGCAGCTTACAGAAAGAGAAGCATCTCTAATTGAGTATTTATATCTAAATCATAATCAATTATTAAAAAGAGATCAGATTTTGATGTCTGTCTGGAAAAAAGATGATTATTTTACTGGACGAAGTATGGATGTTTTCATCAGCAGACTTAGAAAATACTTTAATTCTGATCCTAAAATCAAGATTGAAAGTGTTCGAAATATTGGTTTAGAATTTAAAATTCAAAAGTAATCCTGCAAATCATATAATTTTAGTAAACAATTGTATAACAAGAATTAAGGTTTGAGATTTAAATTTGTTAGAGAAACTTTAAATCTAAAAATCATGAACCTAAAAAGATTTTTCGGAGGATTATTAACAATCCTCGGAATTGTAGGACTTATTTATACTGCCGTTATTTTTGCCGGCACTTCTGGAGAAACCAGAGATATTAAATCATTAATTATTTACGGTATTTTAGGAATTGTTTTTTTTACGTCTGGAATCAGTTTGGTTCGCGCGACAAAAGACGAATCTTAGAAAACTATTTCACTAAAACGGCGGCAATCTTTTCGTAAAGAGGAGTTTTTACGCCGTATTTCTTTCCTTCATTTACAACAAATTGAGTGAGCGAAAGAACTTCGGTATTTTTGCCAGCCAACAAATCTCTATGCATAGACGAAGTAGCTTCTTTTGGAGATTTTTCTAATTTTAAAATAGTCTGTCCAACAATGTCATGTGGCAATTTTAAGCCTTTTGCCTGTGCTACATCTTCAATTTCGTGAAGCAATTCTATATAAACTATTTTTGATTCGGCATTTTTTAAAATATCTCCAATATTCTGATTTAAATAAGAAGTTACAGAAGCTAAAGCAGAAATAAAAATAAATTTTTCCCAAACTGCTTCTTCAATATTTTCAACTAAATAACTTTCGATTTTTGCTTTTTTAAAAATCAGATTGAGTTCTTCTAATTTAGAAAATGGAGCCGTTTTTGAACCAAAAAACAACTTTTCATAGAAACCAATTTTACGAATCGTTCCTGGCGAAAAAATCATAGAAATGATATAAACGCAACCTTGCAAAACTTCATTTTCAGGAAATAGTTTTTGAATTCTTTCCTGAGCGTCAACGCCGTTATATAAAGGCAAAATTACAGTTTCTTTCTTTATGCAATCTTTCAAAGAATGCAAACTTTCTTCAATATCATAAGTTTTAGTGGCACAAATGAGATAATCTAAAATTCCTATTTCTTGAGAATTATTAGAAACTAAATCTGGATAAACAATCATTTCTGAATCGTCTGTAACAATCTTTAGTCCGCTTTCAGCAATTGCGTTTTGGTTTTCTCCTCTTGCAATAAAAATGATTTCAATATCATCAGATTTGAAATACGCTTTCGCTAAAAGTCCGCCGAAATAACCTCCGACGCCGCCAATTCCTAAAATTCCAATTCTTGTTTTCATAATTATTCAATTAATGCCGCGAAGGCGCTAAGTCACAAAGTTTCTTTTCTCGTAAAGTAATTTTAGCCAACAGAAAACGTAAAAACTTAGAGGCTTAGAGTCTTTGTGGCTAAAAAAAATTATTCCTCCGAAATCGGATTCAAATCGAGTTCTGTAAAATCTCTTTCGGTTTTAGAAATAATAATCGTTGCAACTGTATTTCCGATCAAGTTTGTAATCGCTCTGGCTTCGCTCATAAATTTATCAACTCCTAACAAAAAAGCCAAACCTTCTACCGGAATTTTGTGCAATGCCGTTAAAGTTGATGCCAAAACTATAAATCCGCTTCCTGTAACGCCCGCCGCTCCTTTCGAAGTAATCATTAAGATTCCGATTACCGTAAGAATTTCGAAGAAACTCAAATGAACATCGTATAATTGTGCCAAAAAAATTACAGACATTGATAAATAAATCGAAGTCCCGTCAAGATTAAAAGAATATCCTGTCGGAATCACAAGTCCAACTACCGATTTACTGCAGCCCATTCTTTCTAATTTTACCATAATACTAGGCAAAGCCGCTTCAGAAGACGAAGTTCCTAAAACTAATAAAAGTTCTTCTTTAATATATTTTAAAATAGAAAGAATACTAATTTTATAATATCTCAGAATACTTCCTAGAATTAAAAAGACAAATAATGCCATTGTCAAATACACGCAAAGCATTAATTTTCCTAGCGGAATTAAAGTTGCCAAACCAAATTTACCAATAGTATATGCCATTCCGCCAAAAGCACCTATTGGAGCGAGATACATTACATATTTTAAACCAAAGAAAACCACTTTAGAAATTCGTTCTAAAACTAAAATTGTCTGTTCTCTTTTTTTATAAAAATTCAATGCAATTCCGCAGATAATTGCGGCTAATAAAACTTGAAGTGTAAAATTGGAAAAGAAAAACTGAAGCCAAGAAAAATCTTTCGCACTTCCGTTTGTATATTGACTAGCATCTCCTAAAGTTAATCCAGATTTATCAATTTTTCCAGGCTGAAAAAAATAAGCTACAGCAACACCAATTGCCAAAGCAACGGTAGAAACTACCTCAAAATAAGCTAAGGCTTTTACACCTATTCGACCGACTTTCTTGAGATTTCCCATTCCTGAAATTCCCAAGACAATTGTCAGAAAAATAATTGGCCCAATAAAAAGTTTGATTAAGTCGACAAATCTTTTACCTAAGATTTCCATTTTCATACCATTTTCGGGAGAAAAATGTCCAAGCAAAACACCAGCAATAATTGCGATTAAAACCCAAAAAGTAAGATTGGTAATTACAGTACGAAAAAGACTTTTATTAGTTTGTGAAGAAGGATTTGGAGTCGAAATATTCATGAAATTGGGTTAGATAGTTTCACAAATATATAAAAAATGCAGACCTGTAAGCCGGATTCTGTTCTTGTCTTATTTTGCAACAAAACAATACCTTATCATTTATCTAGATCCAGAATTACTTCGGGACTCAATCTACCTACCCTTCGGCAACGAACGAGAAGCTCTTAAATGCCGATATACTTGGTATTTCACCGCATAGAGTTTACCTGGTTTCACTACAGCATTACCTGTACATACTTTCTGCTGCACTTGTCCTAATCCCAACAACAAGTTATCGGGACCGACGGGCGTTACCCGCTATGCTTCTCTGTGGTGTCCGGACTTTCCTCCCTCCCGATGAATCGGGACGACGATAAGGCGGTCTGCGCTGCAAAAGTAGCGATTTAAGAACTAACAATAATCATTTTAAATTTCTGTTTTTATGACTTTCATTCTAACTTTTTAATTTTAAAATAGTTATCTTTAAAATTGTATAATTATTAAATTCAGTTTATCATGAAAAGAATGTATCATTACGCAACTGTTTCAAAGGCTTTAGATCAATTGAATGAAAAAGGATTTACATGCGATTTTAATCGAAATGCAGAAATGATTAAAAGAAATCCTGACAAATTTGAAATTGTTCATGTGTATCGATACGAGGGTAATTCGGACCCAGCAGATGAGGCAGTTGTATACGGAATTAAATCGACTTCGGGGAAAAAAGGAGTTTATGTGGCTGGCTTCTCGGCAGATTCTGATCAGGAAACAGCAAAATTTTTATTTGATTTAAGCATTAGAGGAAGATAGTTTTCTGTTAATTTTCTAAAATCAAAAAAAAAAAAAAAAAGAGAACAAAAAAGTATTTAATAATCTGTGTCATTCCGAAAAACGGAATCTAGCCTTTTTCGGAATGGCATATAATTAGAAAATCTTTAATGAATTTTGAATTCCAAAAAACATTAAAATTTAGTTTTCAAATCCATTCTACCGTGAAGAATTCTTATAATTTCAATTTCTTGTTTTGAAATAATCCGATAAAATAAAATGTGTTCATTAGATTTATAACCTAATAATTTTTCTGACACATTATCGTATTTCTTTCCAAGATTAGGATTCTCAGCAACTTCCTGACAAGAATCTAAAAGTAAAAGATAGTATTTATCAGCCTGTTTTTCTGACCATTCATCAAAAGTATAATTCCAAATATCTGCTAAATCTTCGACAGCTTTATTTGTCAAATAATATTTAGCCATTTTTTCTGTTTGCTTTTAAGCTTTTAAGATGTTCATTTGGATCAAAATTTTCGGCACGTCCGCTATTAATTCCATCTTGAATTGCCTTTTTTAAAACGATTAATTTACTTTCTTCTTCTTCCAAAAGTCGTAATCCTGCCCTAACAACTTCACTGGCATTCTTATATCTTCCCTCCGAAAGACTGTTTTCTATGAAGTTTTCAAAATGATTTCCAAGTGATATAGAAGTATTTCTTCCCATATTATTTTTATAAGATTGCAAAGTTACCAAAAATTGGTAATAATTCCGCAGAAGATTATATAAAAAAAGCCCTTCTTAAAAGAGGGCTTTAAAATAGTACAACTATAATACTGTTGTTGGTATTTTTAACTTCCAGCCTGGCTGAATTAAGTCGGGGTTTGAAATGATATCTTTATTTGCTTCGAAGATTGTTTGCCAAGAAACGCCAAACTCTTTTCCGATTTTCGAAAGCGAATCACCGCTTTTAACCGTATATTCTTTTGAAGCGCTTTCTGCAACTTTAATATTCATTACAACATCTGCAGATCTGTAATCTGGATCAATCGCACCATAAGAATTCCAAAGTTTCTCTTTATCTTCTGCCGATTTTACTATTCCGTCGATATACAATACATTATCTTGCTCTCTTACTTCCAAATTTGTTGTTCCCAATTGAGATGCCAAATCTGTCAATTCCTTATATTTATCTTGTAAACTCATAACACTCTTATTTAATAATCAATTTATTGTCGACTTTTTTAGGATGCAATTCCTGGATACTTTGCATTAAAGGCTGTAGTTTATCTCTTTTAATTTCACCCGAAAGTGTCACTACACCTCCAACAACAGTTGCGCTAACTCCATCATAAGCATCTACAACTTTATGTATCGATTTATCTAATTCTGTATCTGGATTAATAACAACAGCCGCAGCAGCTGGTTCCTGATTTGCTCTAGCAAGTTCGCAAGTGTTTACTACCGATTTTACTCCTTTGGTTGCTCGAACGCTTTTTTCAATATTCTTTTTGAAAACTTCATCATCACAAGTTCCGGTAATTGTAGCGACACCATCGTGAACAGTCACTTGTATGTTTGGTGTGTCACTTAGTTTTTCGCTAATCGCTTTTTCTATGTCTGCATCTTTTGGAGCGCAGGCTATTAAAGAAACAGCAAGCGCCATTCCTAATAAAATTGACCTCATTTTCATAATACTTTCTTTTAATAATTAACTTTTTTAAAATTAAATAGATTAATTACCAAAAGGTTATAACATGTTGTGATGAGATTTATATGTTTTCCAGTAGATTGAGATTATTTTAACTAAAAGAAAATCATCAATCAAAAATGAGCGCTCTTGGAGCAAAAACAAGTACTATTCTAATTATATCATGTTTAATCCAGTTTCTAATTTCCCCAACTTATCATATATACTATTCAAATATGTTAACATTGTAGATGGGGCTTGATAAGTATGAGTAACTCCAGCGATAGAAGTATGAGCAGCTGGATTTCTTAATGATATAAGACTATTTAATTGTGATTTTAATAATGTAAAGTCGCCATTATAATCTAAAATATCTTCTAAAGGCTCAACATTTATAATCCCTATTAATTTAATCAATATGGGTCTTAAATTTTTATCATATTCGAATCCGTAAGTTCCATCCACAAATTGTTTTTTTGCTAAGTTAATATTATTAGTTTTCAATAATTTTAAATCAATATATTTTTTAGTTATATCGTCAATACATAATTCAATCCAACCACACAGTTCTATTAAAGCTAATTTTGAATAATAAATTTTGTGACTATTATCTGTAGCAGTATCATATAAAGTAACTAATTCCACTAGTAAAGTTTCAATCGGAAGTTTTGGCAACATTATTTTGAAAATTTATTTTTGGAGGCATTTAATCTGTTAATTAACTTATCCTTTTGAGCCAAGCCCTCTTTTAAATTAACCAAATTAAATTCTTCTAAATTCAAAAATTCAGTAAATAACAACCTAACCTCTGCATTACTTTTAGATTTTAGGTTTTCAATATTTTTTGACAATCCATATAGCAATCCTTCTAGTACAGTTTTACTTATATTCTTAATTTGTTTATCATTAAATATTTTGGTAAATAAAATTTCCAATGTTTCATTTAATAATAATTTTTTTTTATCTAATTCATCTTTGCTCAATTGTCTATTTTTAAACATATAATCATTTAGAAAGGTGGAAAGTTTACCACTGTATGTGTTTAATTCATCGTAAAATGCAAAGAATCTTAAAAAAAGTTCTTCATTTGCAAATCGTGATTTTTGTCCAATCGATTTTGATACAATATCAGAACTAGAAATATCTTTCAAAAGAGTATTAAAACTACCATTGTATATACAATTTCTAATTTCTTGATTATTTAATTTTATACCTCCTGAGTTTAATCTGTGGAATATTGTGAATAAATATTCAGTGTGAGATTTTTTTGAATAATCACATCTAATAACAGTTATAGGTATAACAATATTTTGAACTCTTGAATAAAGTTCTTTATGTTTAGCTTTAATTATTGCAACTGTTTTTCCTGATAAATTTTCATCAATATCTTCAAGTTGAGATAATTTCCATTCATCATCAGATAAAAAATTAATAATACTGCTCATTCTTTGCAAACCATCTATAATTTGCCTTTGATCAGTTTTATAGTCTAGACTAATACACATACTTGGTATAGGTAATTGTTTGATTAAACTATCAATAAACCTTGTTTGATCTGGTTTTGACCAAACCACATCTCTTTGAAAATCAGGTTTTATATCTAATTGATTACTTTCATACATTCTTAATAGATCCGCACAAGATCTTAATTCATTAAAGGCAACAATGTCTGTTGGAGGTAATTCATTATTATTATCTTCAAAAGTTAATTCATTCTCTAATTTTTCTATTTCAGAACTTTTATCTTCGTTAAGATTACTCATATTTTATTAAATCAAGGTTACTATCCATACAATATGTAAGAAATTAAACAATAAATTACACATTAACGAAAATACAAATTAAACTATAGATTTGACAAAACATCAATTATTTTTAAAATTTATTTTTATTTAATTAATTATAAAATTCATACCCAGTTGCTAAAGTTAATTTCCTAACGTTTCAAAAAAAACATTAATTCCTCAAACTTAAACTACTTAGAAATTCACAAAAATATTTATGATTTTCAGATTTGTGAATTGGTAATTTTCAGACTATATTTGCTATCGAATAAAAAAGAATATGGAACAATTTGTAGTATCGGCACGTAAATATCGCCCGCAGACCTTTAAGGATGTTGTGGGGCAAAAAGCCATTACCAACACTTTGTTGAATGCTATAGAAACCAATCACTTGGCTTCTGCTCTTTTATTTACTGGACCACGTGGAGTTGGTAAAACTACTTGTGCACGTATTTTGGCTCGAAAAATAAACCAGCCTGGATATGACGATCCTACTGAAGATTTTGCATTTAACGTTTTTGAGTTAGATGCCGCTTCAAACAACTCAGTTGATGATATTCGTAGCTTGATTGATCAAGTTCGAATTCCACCACAAACGGGACAATACAAAGTATATATTATTGACGAGGTCCACATGTTGTCTTCGGCTGCTTTTAATGCTTTTCTTAAAACATTAGAAGAACCGCCAAAACATGCTATTTTCATTTTAGCAACAACAGAAAAACACAAAATTCTTCCGACGATTTTATCTCGTTGTCAAATATTCGATTTCAAAAGAATTACCGTAAAAGATGCTAAAGAACATTTGGCCGATGTTGCCGAAAGTCAAGGAATCAATTTTGAAGATGACGCACTTCACATTATTGCTCAAAAGGCAGATGGTGCTATGCGTGATGCTTTGTCTATTTTTGACCGTGTAGTTTCGTATTGTGGAACTAATTTAACACGTCAAGCCGTAACCGAAAACCTAAACGTTTTAGATTACGAAACTTATATTTCGATTACCGACTTACTTTTAGAAAATGAAATTCCGAAGCTTTTATTAGCGTACAATGACATTCTTGCTAAGGGCTTTGACGGACATCATTTTATTGCAGGTTTAGCTTCTCATTTTAGAGATCTATTGGTAAGCAAAACGCCTTCGACAATTGCTTTATTAGAAGTTGGAGAACAAGCGCAGCAAATGTATGCCGTTCAATCTCAAAAATGTTCTCAGGAATTTTTATTAAAAGGAATTGATATTGCAAACGACTGTGATTTAAAATACAAATTGAGTCAAAATCAACGTCTTTTAGTAGAATTATGTTTGATGCAATTGGCCTCTATCAACTTTGATGGAGAAAAAAAAAAGCTGAGCAATTCATAATTCCTCCCGTTTACTTTAAAAACGGCGGGTATTCTATTGTTGAAGTCGAAAGTCGAAAGTCGAAAGTCGAAAGTTCTGCAGCAACTGAAGATCAAACTGCTGAAGCAGTAATTGAGACCAAAACAACTATTCAACCAGAACAACAAACTGTAGAAACTCCAAAAGTTCAAACTCCAGAACCTCCAAAAACGGAAACAGACGGCACACCAAAAGTTTCTGCTTTTTCTCTTGCTAGTATTCGCAAGAAAAAAGAATTGGAAGCAAGCACAAAATCTTATGTTAAACCTTCGTCTGTATTACCTACCGAAGAGTTTAACGAAACAGATATGCGTCTTCATTGGAACAAATATGCGGAACGCTTAGGTCAAAAAGGACTTAAGATTATGGAATCGATATTATTGATTTCTGATCCAGTTTTAGAAGGAACTAAAATCTATTATGAGTTGCCAAATGAAGGTTCTAAACTTGAATTTGAAAGCCAGATGAATGGTTTATTAGGTCATTTAAAAGGTCATTTGCATAATCACGACATTACGATTGAGGTTATTGTAAACGAGCAAGTAGAAATGAAGAGAAGCTACAACAATCAAGATCGTTACAATCGTTTCTTAGAAATAAATCCA encodes the following:
- a CDS encoding response regulator transcription factor: MKKLLLAEDDFDFAAILKQYLELHEFEVTWAENGEIALKYFENQTFDICIFDVMMPKLDGFSLAEKIITINPEVPFIFLTARKLKEDKLIGLKLGADDYIAKPFEVDELVLRLQNILKRIEQKRTLEGNNIIEIGSYIFDNERLTLNNKNHVQQLTEREASLIEYLYLNHNQLLKRDQILMSVWKKDDYFTGRSMDVFISRLRKYFNSDPKIKIESVRNIGLEFKIQK
- a CDS encoding sensor histidine kinase; this encodes MKQRINLLIVFSVVALIVLTTVQCYLVKTAYDYKVAEFHTQIKNEIGKISNNYSDIDSAIVSRKEALYKSLSENYIKGKKTKLDVKSGVLQAQYQNAITQKLQRKFERDLPNFKIDFAIVLNKFILYKSKQEADTIFSEKPFIENKLYGNLLSLNHAFLVRSYVGTTNGTFDNQDYKLLTEDSMYVSVVDWEMIILGRMTFILILSLLSILTLITLFVIALKALIKQKKVSDVKTDFINNITHELKTPLATLGISTKILEQKNIRNNDENFTSIVNTISRQNNRLQNLIDQVMANSLAENEIELQKEKIETEDFLLSIVNDFKITFPKINLKTDFQTQKTILVLDRFHLTTAFLNVLENAVKYGSSTITIKTKIIENQFSITFEDNGIGIAKNKQSFLFEKFYRVEQGNLHNTKGLGLGLYYVDQIVKAHQGSVNVISDLGKGSQFTILLKV
- a CDS encoding ketopantoate reductase family protein; its protein translation is MKTRIGILGIGGVGGYFGGLLAKAYFKSDDIEIIFIARGENQNAIAESGLKIVTDDSEMIVYPDLVSNNSQEIGILDYLICATKTYDIEESLHSLKDCIKKETVILPLYNGVDAQERIQKLFPENEVLQGCVYIISMIFSPGTIRKIGFYEKLFFGSKTAPFSKLEELNLIFKKAKIESYLVENIEEAVWEKFIFISALASVTSYLNQNIGDILKNAESKIVYIELLHEIEDVAQAKGLKLPHDIVGQTILKLEKSPKEATSSMHRDLLAGKNTEVLSLTQFVVNEGKKYGVKTPLYEKIAAVLVK
- the dnaX gene encoding DNA polymerase III subunit gamma/tau yields the protein MEQFVVSARKYRPQTFKDVVGQKAITNTLLNAIETNHLASALLFTGPRGVGKTTCARILARKINQPGYDDPTEDFAFNVFELDAASNNSVDDIRSLIDQVRIPPQTGQYKVYIIDEVHMLSSAAFNAFLKTLEEPPKHAIFILATTEKHKILPTILSRCQIFDFKRITVKDAKEHLADVAESQGINFEDDALHIIAQKADGAMRDALSIFDRVVSYCGTNLTRQAVTENLNVLDYETYISITDLLLENEIPKLLLAYNDILAKGFDGHHFIAGLASHFRDLLVSKTPSTIALLEVGEQAQQMYAVQSQKCSQEFLLKGIDIANDCDLKYKLSQNQRLLVELCLMQLASINFDGEKKKLSNS
- a CDS encoding type II toxin-antitoxin system ParD family antitoxin, which gives rise to MGRNTSISLGNHFENFIENSLSEGRYKNASEVVRAGLRLLEEEESKLIVLKKAIQDGINSGRAENFDPNEHLKSLKANRKNG
- a CDS encoding type II toxin-antitoxin system RelE/ParE family toxin, producing the protein MAKYYLTNKAVEDLADIWNYTFDEWSEKQADKYYLLLLDSCQEVAENPNLGKKYDNVSEKLLGYKSNEHILFYRIISKQEIEIIRILHGRMDLKTKF
- a CDS encoding DUF262 domain-containing protein, producing MSNLNEDKSSEIEKLENELTFEDNNNELPPTDIVAFNELRSCADLLRMYESNQLDIKPDFQRDVVWSKPDQTRFIDSLIKQLPIPSMCISLDYKTDQRQIIDGLQRMSSIINFLSDDEWKLSQLEDIDENLSGKTVAIIKAKHKELYSRVQNIVIPITVIRCDYSKKSHTEYLFTIFHRLNSGGIKLNNQEIRNCIYNGSFNTLLKDISSSDIVSKSIGQKSRFANEELFLRFFAFYDELNTYSGKLSTFLNDYMFKNRQLSKDELDKKKLLLNETLEILFTKIFNDKQIKNISKTVLEGLLYGLSKNIENLKSKSNAEVRLLFTEFLNLEEFNLVNLKEGLAQKDKLINRLNASKNKFSK
- a CDS encoding BON domain-containing protein; this translates as MKMRSILLGMALAVSLIACAPKDADIEKAISEKLSDTPNIQVTVHDGVATITGTCDDEVFKKNIEKSVRATKGVKSVVNTCELARANQEPAAAAVVINPDTELDKSIHKVVDAYDGVSATVVGGVVTLSGEIKRDKLQPLMQSIQELHPKKVDNKLIIK
- a CDS encoding cation:dicarboxylate symporter family transporter, producing MNISTPNPSSQTNKSLFRTVITNLTFWVLIAIIAGVLLGHFSPENGMKMEILGKRFVDLIKLFIGPIIFLTIVLGISGMGNLKKVGRIGVKALAYFEVVSTVALAIGVAVAYFFQPGKIDKSGLTLGDASQYTNGSAKDFSWLQFFFSNFTLQVLLAAIICGIALNFYKKREQTILVLERISKVVFFGLKYVMYLAPIGAFGGMAYTIGKFGLATLIPLGKLMLCVYLTMALFVFLILGSILRYYKISILSILKYIKEELLLVLGTSSSEAALPSIMVKLERMGCSKSVVGLVIPTGYSFNLDGTSIYLSMSVIFLAQLYDVHLSFFEILTVIGILMITSKGAAGVTGSGFIVLASTLTALHKIPVEGLAFLLGVDKFMSEARAITNLIGNTVATIIISKTERDFTELDLNPISEE
- a CDS encoding HEPN domain-containing protein, yielding MLPKLPIETLLVELVTLYDTATDNSHKIYYSKLALIELCGWIELCIDDITKKYIDLKLLKTNNINLAKKQFVDGTYGFEYDKNLRPILIKLIGIINVEPLEDILDYNGDFTLLKSQLNSLISLRNPAAHTSIAGVTHTYQAPSTMLTYLNSIYDKLGKLETGLNMI
- a CDS encoding LysM peptidoglycan-binding domain-containing protein, with product MSLQDKYKELTDLASQLGTTNLEVREQDNVLYIDGIVKSAEDKEKLWNSYGAIDPDYRSADVVMNIKVAESASKEYTVKSGDSLSKIGKEFGVSWQTIFEANKDIISNPDLIQPGWKLKIPTTVL
- a CDS encoding DNA polymerase III subunit gamma/tau, giving the protein MEASTKSYVKPSSVLPTEEFNETDMRLHWNKYAERLGQKGLKIMESILLISDPVLEGTKIYYELPNEGSKLEFESQMNGLLGHLKGHLHNHDITIEVIVNEQVEMKRSYNNQDRYNRFLEINPNIELLRSTFGLDLKD